In Candidatus Tectomicrobia bacterium, one DNA window encodes the following:
- a CDS encoding FIST C-terminal domain-containing protein, whose product MIRAGAGLSDLAASGEAVRRAVAEAAGEARLDRADLLFLFVTSDHLPQFPEVARAAAQASGGARIVGCTGYGVLTSEGEIEGGPGVAALALGGDGVAAAPFLSEGLSAAPRECGRAIGRQARGTLGAKLEEGSPPLVILLPDTYNLRPRELFEGIHEGLGRRAVIVGGGASENGSLGRTFQFLDGRVHNNAVAGAVLAGGQARFIGISQAYQPVGDPWLVTRAKDNLIFEISGRPAFEVFAEAAGPELMENLRAAASQVFVGIPGDPDQVSLDHGNYIVRPIVGVEPAKGILALAEPIPVGQAITFARRDGGRALDDFEAMLQKGVDRFGRGNFDDAAAFGLYFNCAGRGSALYGSRGVDAAAIRRAMFGLPVAGFFTGAEIGPIGGHDHLHQFSGVLVLLGENPGVR is encoded by the coding sequence GTGATCCGCGCCGGCGCCGGGCTCTCGGACCTCGCCGCCTCGGGCGAGGCCGTCCGGCGGGCGGTGGCGGAGGCGGCCGGGGAGGCGCGGCTGGACCGGGCGGACCTGCTCTTCCTCTTCGTGACGTCGGATCACCTGCCCCAGTTCCCCGAGGTGGCGCGCGCGGCGGCCCAGGCCTCGGGCGGGGCTCGCATAGTGGGCTGCACCGGCTACGGCGTCCTCACCTCCGAGGGAGAGATCGAGGGCGGCCCCGGCGTCGCCGCCCTCGCCCTGGGCGGGGACGGCGTCGCGGCCGCGCCCTTCCTCTCGGAGGGGCTGAGCGCCGCCCCGCGCGAGTGCGGCCGGGCCATCGGCCGGCAGGCGCGCGGGACGCTGGGCGCGAAGCTGGAGGAGGGCTCGCCGCCCCTGGTCATCCTCCTCCCGGACACCTACAACCTCCGCCCGCGCGAGCTCTTCGAGGGCATCCACGAGGGGCTGGGCCGGCGCGCCGTCATCGTGGGAGGCGGGGCGTCGGAGAACGGCTCGCTCGGCCGCACCTTCCAGTTCCTGGACGGCCGGGTGCACAACAACGCCGTGGCGGGCGCCGTCCTGGCGGGCGGGCAGGCGCGCTTCATCGGCATCTCCCAGGCCTACCAGCCGGTGGGCGACCCCTGGCTGGTGACCCGGGCGAAGGACAACCTCATCTTCGAGATCTCGGGCCGGCCCGCCTTCGAGGTCTTCGCCGAGGCGGCCGGCCCCGAGCTGATGGAGAACCTGCGCGCCGCCGCCTCCCAGGTCTTCGTCGGGATCCCCGGGGACCCGGACCAGGTCTCCCTCGACCACGGCAACTACATCGTGCGGCCCATCGTGGGGGTGGAGCCGGCCAAGGGCATCCTCGCCCTGGCCGAGCCCATCCCCGTGGGCCAGGCGATCACCTTCGCCCGGCGGGACGGCGGGCGCGCCCTGGACGACTTCGAGGCCATGCTCCAGAAAGGGGTGGACCGCTTCGGGCGGGGGAACTTCGACGACGCGGCCGCCTTCGGCCTCTACTTCAACTGCGCCGGGCGGGGCAGCGCCCTCTACGGCTCGCGCGGGGTGGACGCCGCCGCCATCCGCCGGGCGATGTTCGGCCTGCCGGTGGCGGGCTTCTTCACCGGGGCCGAGATCGGCCCGATCGGGGGCCACGACCACCTGCACCAGTTCTCGGGCGTGCTGGTGCTCCTGGGCGAGAACCCGGGGGTGAGATAG
- a CDS encoding RNA polymerase sigma factor, which produces MAIRENGGRIRAYIARMIGADDEADDLLQETFARALAAKDSFQGESKISTWLYSIATHACLDYLKSARRRRVDLVPPETLIRVTADEEESPHLSAALLIDQARMGECVRGLIGELPPDQRMALLLHDIEGMNLAGLADALGCTAATAKVRIHRARKRLRAVLEENCAFGCDGRGVFVCEPKSPDKKPLA; this is translated from the coding sequence GTGGCCATCCGCGAGAACGGCGGGAGAATCCGCGCCTACATCGCGCGGATGATCGGCGCGGACGATGAGGCGGACGACCTCCTCCAGGAAACCTTCGCCCGCGCCCTGGCGGCGAAGGATTCGTTCCAGGGCGAATCGAAGATCTCGACCTGGCTCTACTCCATCGCGACCCACGCCTGCCTGGATTACCTGAAGAGCGCGCGGCGCCGCCGGGTCGATCTCGTCCCCCCCGAGACGCTCATCCGGGTGACGGCGGACGAGGAGGAATCCCCCCACCTCTCCGCCGCCCTCCTCATCGACCAAGCCCGGATGGGCGAGTGCGTCCGGGGCCTCATCGGCGAGCTTCCCCCGGACCAGCGCATGGCGCTCCTCCTGCACGACATCGAGGGAATGAACCTCGCGGGCCTCGCGGATGCTCTCGGCTGTACCGCCGCAACGGCCAAGGTACGGATTCACCGGGCCCGGAAGAGGCTTCGCGCCGTCCTCGAAGAAAACTGCGCCTTCGGCTGCGACGGCCGGGGCGTCTTCGTCTGCGAGCCCAAATCTCCGGATAAAAAACCTCTCGCCTGA
- a CDS encoding carboxymuconolactone decarboxylase family protein: MDTRTEELVAIGAAVTANCVPCLRHHLGKAREAGAEEPEIRSAVRVGRLVRKGAASAWDKEAAALLGPAEAAAPASQGENAKGCGCS, encoded by the coding sequence ATGGATACTCGGACGGAGGAATTGGTCGCTATCGGCGCGGCGGTCACGGCGAACTGCGTGCCCTGCCTGCGGCACCACCTCGGGAAGGCCCGGGAAGCGGGAGCGGAGGAGCCGGAGATCCGCTCCGCCGTGCGCGTCGGGCGCTTGGTCCGAAAAGGCGCCGCGAGCGCCTGGGACAAGGAGGCGGCGGCGCTCCTGGGGCCGGCCGAGGCGGCCGCCCCCGCCAGCCAGGGAGAAAACGCCAAAGGCTGCGGCTGCTCCTGA
- a CDS encoding VOC family protein, protein MDPVHHFQLPARDMARLKPFYEGAFGWRIDEVPGMDYHLISTVPTDARGLPTVPGGINGGFYRPSPQGPGGVHISISVGSLEETLRRVEAGGGRVLMGKTPVGEVGFYAMIADPEGTPLGVWQDAKP, encoded by the coding sequence ATGGACCCGGTTCACCACTTCCAGCTCCCGGCGAGGGACATGGCCCGCCTCAAGCCCTTCTACGAGGGCGCCTTCGGCTGGCGAATCGACGAAGTGCCGGGGATGGACTACCACCTCATTTCCACCGTCCCGACCGACGCGCGCGGCCTCCCCACCGTCCCGGGCGGCATCAACGGCGGCTTCTACCGCCCCAGCCCCCAGGGGCCGGGCGGCGTCCACATCTCCATCAGCGTGGGTTCCCTGGAGGAGACCCTCCGGCGGGTCGAGGCGGGGGGCGGGCGGGTGCTCATGGGAAAGACCCCGGTCGGGGAAGTCGGCTTCTACGCCATGATCGCCGACCCCGAGGGCACTCCGCTCGGGGTGTGGCAGGACGCGAAGCCGTAA
- the bioF gene encoding 8-amino-7-oxononanoate synthase: MSETGSLPFPPEPGWRASLREELEALSARGHRRSLRAVDGRQGPVVRHEGREVILLASNNYLGLADHPALVQAAADAARRWGASAAASPLISGHMEPHAALAAALAALKEKEAALLFGSGFLANLGLLSALAGPGDAVFSDALNHASIIDGCRLSRAGTRVFPHNDMDALERALREARGARRKIIAVDGVFSMDGDLAPLPALAELAKAHGALLIVDEAHATGVLGPEGRGAAAHFGLQRRVGVAMGTLGKALASYGAFAAADGETVDYLVNRARPYIYSTALPPPAVAAARAALQLSLGEEGARRRARLKALCARFRAGLRRIGFAAPDPSEGVEVPIFPVVVGEARKAVELAEHMLRAGVFLLAIRPPTVPEGTSRLRATLMATHTERQIDQALDALEEGVKKLQVAPTGL, encoded by the coding sequence ATGAGCGAGACCGGCTCCCTCCCGTTCCCCCCCGAGCCCGGCTGGCGCGCCTCCCTCCGGGAGGAGCTGGAAGCCCTCTCCGCCCGGGGCCACCGCCGCAGCCTCCGCGCGGTGGACGGCCGGCAGGGCCCCGTCGTGCGCCACGAGGGGCGGGAGGTCATCCTCCTCGCCAGCAACAACTACCTCGGGCTGGCCGACCACCCGGCCCTCGTCCAGGCGGCCGCCGACGCCGCCCGGCGCTGGGGCGCCTCGGCCGCCGCGAGCCCACTCATCTCGGGCCACATGGAGCCCCACGCCGCGCTCGCCGCCGCCCTCGCCGCCCTGAAGGAGAAGGAAGCGGCGCTGCTCTTCGGCTCGGGCTTCCTGGCGAACCTGGGCCTCCTCTCCGCCCTGGCGGGGCCGGGGGACGCCGTTTTCAGCGACGCCCTGAACCACGCGAGCATCATCGACGGCTGCCGCCTCAGCCGGGCCGGGACGCGGGTCTTCCCCCACAACGACATGGACGCCCTGGAGAGGGCGCTCCGGGAGGCGCGCGGCGCGCGCCGGAAGATCATCGCCGTGGACGGGGTCTTCAGCATGGACGGCGACCTCGCGCCCTTGCCTGCCCTCGCCGAGCTGGCCAAAGCCCACGGGGCGCTCCTCATCGTGGACGAGGCTCACGCCACCGGCGTCCTGGGCCCCGAGGGGCGGGGCGCCGCCGCCCACTTCGGCCTCCAGCGCAGGGTCGGCGTCGCGATGGGCACCCTCGGCAAGGCCCTCGCCTCCTACGGCGCCTTCGCCGCGGCGGACGGGGAGACCGTGGACTACCTCGTGAACCGCGCCCGGCCCTACATCTACTCGACCGCGCTCCCGCCCCCCGCCGTGGCCGCCGCCCGGGCCGCGCTCCAGCTCTCGCTCGGGGAGGAGGGCGCCCGCCGCCGCGCCCGCCTCAAGGCCCTCTGCGCCCGCTTCCGCGCGGGGCTTCGCCGCATCGGCTTCGCCGCGCCCGATCCGTCCGAAGGGGTGGAAGTCCCCATCTTCCCCGTCGTGGTGGGGGAGGCGCGGAAGGCGGTCGAGCTGGCCGAGCACATGCTCCGGGCGGGGGTCTTCCTCCTCGCCATCCGGCCCCCCACCGTCCCCGAGGGCACGAGCCGCCTGCGGGCCACCCTCATGGCCACCCACACCGAGAGGCAGATCGATCAAGCCCTGGACGCCCTGGAGGAGGGGGTGAAAAAACTACAGGTCGCTCCCACCGGTTTGTAG
- a CDS encoding cation:proton antiporter → MQEMFTISAIWLALAVISAILASHVRISMALVEICVGVAAAAVAERLWGAGALAADLDWLKYIASAGAVLLTFLAGAELDPSTLKVKLKEVSVVGLVGFLAPFLGCAAVAKYALGWSTPSSWLAGVALSTTSMAVVYAVMLETGFNKTEFGKGILGACFINDLGTVIALGLLFAPFTHRTVIFIAASVVTIALLPFLTSKLTELYGNKTAAIRTKWILLVLFGLGALALWAGSEAVLPAYIAGMVLAGSVGRDAFFIRRLRTLTIGFLTPFYFIRAGSLVSLTALSSAPFIFAALLTGKVLSKIFGLYPIIGIFRRDGKERWYYTLLMSTGLTFGTISALFGLAHGIVSQEQYSYLVAVVIASAVIPTMIANFAFMPRHLLPETPAMAEETSH, encoded by the coding sequence ATGCAGGAAATGTTCACCATCTCGGCAATCTGGCTCGCCCTGGCCGTGATCTCCGCCATCCTCGCCAGCCACGTGCGCATTTCGATGGCGCTGGTGGAAATCTGCGTCGGCGTCGCCGCGGCGGCGGTGGCCGAGCGGCTCTGGGGCGCCGGCGCCCTGGCGGCCGACCTCGATTGGCTGAAGTACATCGCGTCGGCCGGGGCGGTTCTGCTGACGTTCCTGGCGGGCGCGGAGCTCGATCCTTCCACGCTGAAGGTCAAATTGAAGGAAGTGTCCGTCGTCGGCCTGGTCGGTTTTCTCGCTCCTTTCCTGGGCTGCGCGGCCGTGGCCAAGTACGCCCTGGGATGGAGCACTCCGTCGAGCTGGCTCGCCGGGGTGGCCCTCTCGACGACCTCGATGGCTGTCGTCTACGCGGTGATGCTGGAAACCGGCTTCAACAAGACGGAGTTCGGCAAGGGAATCTTGGGGGCTTGCTTCATCAACGACCTGGGGACCGTCATCGCCCTTGGGCTCTTGTTCGCTCCGTTCACGCACCGCACTGTCATATTCATCGCGGCCAGCGTCGTTACCATCGCCCTTCTGCCTTTTCTCACATCGAAGCTCACCGAGCTGTACGGGAACAAGACCGCCGCCATCCGCACCAAATGGATACTTCTGGTTCTCTTCGGCCTGGGGGCTCTGGCGCTATGGGCGGGCAGCGAGGCGGTTCTTCCGGCCTACATCGCGGGCATGGTGCTGGCCGGAAGCGTCGGCCGCGACGCCTTCTTCATCCGGCGCCTGCGCACCCTGACCATCGGCTTCCTCACGCCGTTCTACTTTATCCGGGCGGGCTCGCTGGTTTCCCTGACGGCGCTGTCCTCCGCGCCGTTCATCTTCGCGGCTCTCTTGACGGGCAAGGTCCTCTCCAAGATCTTCGGCCTCTACCCCATCATCGGGATTTTCCGCCGGGACGGAAAAGAGCGCTGGTACTACACCCTCTTGATGTCCACCGGCCTGACTTTCGGGACGATTTCCGCCCTCTTCGGCCTGGCGCATGGGATCGTTTCCCAGGAGCAGTACTCGTATCTGGTGGCCGTGGTCATCGCGAGCGCCGTGATTCCCACGATGATCGCCAACTTCGCCTTCATGCCGCGCCATCTGCTCCCAGAAACGCCGGCCATGGCGGAAGAGACATCGCACTAG
- a CDS encoding type II toxin-antitoxin system RelE/ParE family toxin: protein MKETIFHPEAREEIREARGFYEAHLEGLGLRFLEAVEGAAERISADPEAGSPLAGGFRKRRISAFPCNIICRVRDDRIYFVAAAHHHRRPGYWRGRAARQ from the coding sequence GTGAAGGAAACGATTTTCCACCCGGAAGCCCGGGAGGAAATAAGGGAAGCGAGGGGTTTCTATGAGGCGCACCTCGAGGGGCTCGGCCTCCGGTTCCTCGAGGCGGTGGAAGGGGCGGCGGAGAGGATCTCCGCTGATCCCGAAGCAGGTTCGCCGCTCGCGGGCGGGTTTCGAAAACGGCGCATTTCCGCTTTTCCCTGCAACATCATTTGCCGCGTCCGGGACGACCGCATATACTTCGTCGCGGCAGCCCACCATCACCGCCGCCCGGGATACTGGCGCGGGCGAGCCGCGCGGCAATAG
- a CDS encoding addiction module protein: MAHSFPDIEKEAMGLPAGDRARLAVRLLDSLEEAAESPEEIEKLWLAEAERRFQELREGVAQGIPAQEVFAELRAKRERP, from the coding sequence ATGGCGCATTCCTTTCCGGATATCGAGAAAGAGGCCATGGGTTTGCCCGCCGGGGACCGTGCCCGGCTGGCGGTGCGCCTGTTGGACAGCTTGGAGGAGGCCGCGGAATCTCCGGAAGAGATTGAAAAGCTCTGGCTCGCCGAGGCGGAGCGGCGCTTTCAAGAACTGCGGGAGGGCGTCGCGCAGGGAATTCCCGCTCAGGAGGTCTTCGCCGAGTTGCGGGCCAAGCGCGAGCGGCCGTGA
- a CDS encoding MgtC/SapB family protein: MGPQLETVLLLLEAAFLGALIGLERERNNQPAGLRTHIILCLGSALIMVVSARVAGEGYDPGRIAAQVVSGIGFLGAGAILRMGASVRGITTAASIWTSAGIGLAVGARLHIEAAAATAILLVSLTVLKSVERRFIVRMRFRRLEIQVRQENEEVVQQIEDLLSKQRCNARSMEVRKHPETGVVHLQIEMSVPRDFDPGRLIESLTRQDFVVRADLR, from the coding sequence TTGGGCCCGCAGCTCGAGACCGTTCTCCTCCTCCTGGAGGCGGCTTTCCTCGGGGCGCTGATCGGCCTCGAGCGCGAGCGCAACAACCAGCCGGCGGGCCTCCGCACCCACATCATCCTCTGCCTGGGCTCGGCCCTGATCATGGTGGTGTCCGCCCGGGTCGCGGGCGAGGGGTACGACCCGGGGCGCATCGCCGCCCAGGTGGTGAGCGGCATCGGCTTCCTGGGAGCCGGGGCCATCCTGCGGATGGGGGCCTCCGTCCGGGGGATCACCACGGCCGCCAGCATCTGGACCAGCGCGGGCATCGGCCTCGCCGTCGGCGCCCGGCTCCACATCGAGGCCGCCGCCGCGACGGCCATCCTGCTCGTCTCCCTGACCGTGCTGAAATCTGTGGAGCGGCGCTTCATCGTCCGCATGCGGTTCCGGCGGCTGGAGATCCAGGTCCGCCAGGAGAACGAGGAGGTGGTGCAGCAGATCGAGGATCTTCTCTCCAAGCAGCGGTGCAACGCCCGCAGCATGGAGGTCCGCAAGCACCCCGAGACCGGGGTGGTCCACCTGCAGATCGAGATGTCCGTCCCCCGGGACTTCGACCCGGGCCGCCTGATTGAGTCCCTCACCCGGCAGGACTTCGTCGTCCGGGCGGACCTCAGATAG
- a CDS encoding DNA-binding protein has translation MAKKAAIFDNTDWKTRKPRYDVAEGGVGRVLCIRMAPGDDLYGTTLKICREKGVKAGVIMSAAASLQKAVLRNVWKFPDPFPITDDCRIFTPVNGPLELLQMSGNITQTESGDPYLHAHVTISLGRPEATCFGGHLVEGCTIFSTCEMVLAEVTGLAFMRLMDQHTRVGEVYGIPLNGKSPEQVKQEIQKRKARPKPSGVK, from the coding sequence ATGGCCAAGAAGGCGGCGATCTTCGACAACACCGACTGGAAGACCCGCAAGCCCCGCTACGACGTGGCCGAGGGCGGCGTCGGGCGGGTCCTCTGCATCCGGATGGCCCCCGGCGACGATCTCTACGGGACGACCCTCAAGATCTGCCGGGAGAAGGGCGTGAAGGCGGGCGTGATCATGAGCGCCGCGGCGAGCCTCCAGAAGGCCGTCCTGCGCAACGTCTGGAAGTTCCCCGACCCCTTCCCGATCACGGACGATTGCCGCATCTTCACGCCCGTGAACGGCCCCCTCGAGCTCCTCCAGATGAGCGGCAACATCACCCAGACGGAGAGCGGCGATCCCTACCTCCACGCCCACGTCACCATCTCGCTCGGGCGCCCGGAGGCCACCTGCTTCGGCGGGCACCTCGTCGAGGGCTGCACCATCTTCAGCACCTGCGAGATGGTCCTGGCCGAGGTCACCGGCTTGGCCTTCATGCGCCTGATGGATCAGCACACCCGCGTGGGCGAGGTGTACGGCATCCCGCTGAACGGAAAGTCGCCCGAGCAGGTGAAGCAGGAGATCCAGAAGCGGAAGGCGCGTCCGAAGCCCTCGGGCGTGAAATAG
- a CDS encoding amidohydrolase family protein, whose product MKGSNGANGSLEGRSSLPALTGAAAVWAADLVLPVGAPPIRRGALLTDAGRVAALGPAEELLPCVPKPFRHDFGRAILIPGLVDAHTHLELAGLRLSPAPMADWIVALVRETRAWSSSLFLASAKMGAAGTLAAGVTCVGDVTASGESPTAIADAGLRGVVFHEVLGLDGVQAEEILARKLASLGGAHAYRGVLPGLPGQPAAGLSPHAPYTTSPELYRAVLEACRASGRPAATHLAESPEEARFLREGGGDFARMHSELGSPAERFHPPGCSPVKYLDRAGALDGLRLAVHCNQTSPAEWERLRRAGVRVCLCPGSARFFGHPFADAAGMRRAGLGLCLGTDSRASNPSGSLLAEAAALRNAGFGPEELLRLCTLAGAEALGLAGEGAGQLREGGAADFAVAEPPPGVALSAEALFHPEIRIVCTVTGGEARFAAG is encoded by the coding sequence ATGAAGGGCTCGAACGGCGCGAACGGCTCCTTGGAGGGCCGATCCAGCCTCCCCGCCCTGACGGGCGCGGCCGCCGTCTGGGCGGCCGATCTGGTGCTCCCCGTGGGCGCCCCGCCCATCCGCCGGGGCGCGCTCCTGACGGACGCCGGACGCGTCGCCGCCCTGGGACCGGCGGAGGAACTCCTCCCCTGCGTCCCCAAGCCTTTCCGGCACGACTTCGGGCGCGCCATCCTCATCCCTGGCCTCGTGGACGCCCACACCCACCTCGAGCTGGCGGGGCTCCGGCTTTCCCCCGCCCCGATGGCGGACTGGATCGTGGCCCTGGTCCGCGAGACGCGCGCCTGGTCCTCCTCTCTCTTCCTCGCCTCGGCGAAGATGGGCGCGGCGGGCACCCTCGCGGCGGGCGTGACCTGCGTGGGGGACGTGACCGCCTCGGGCGAGAGCCCCACCGCCATCGCGGACGCGGGCCTGCGGGGGGTCGTCTTCCACGAGGTGCTCGGCCTGGACGGCGTCCAAGCGGAGGAGATCCTGGCGCGGAAGCTGGCATCCCTGGGGGGCGCCCACGCCTACCGGGGGGTGCTGCCGGGCCTGCCGGGCCAGCCGGCGGCGGGGCTGAGCCCCCATGCCCCCTACACCACCTCGCCGGAGCTCTACCGGGCGGTCCTCGAGGCCTGCCGGGCGAGCGGCCGCCCGGCGGCCACCCACCTGGCCGAGAGCCCGGAGGAGGCGCGCTTCCTCCGGGAGGGAGGAGGGGATTTTGCCCGCATGCACAGTGAATTGGGGAGCCCCGCCGAACGCTTCCATCCGCCCGGATGCTCCCCGGTGAAGTACCTGGACCGGGCGGGCGCCCTCGATGGCCTCCGCCTGGCCGTCCACTGCAACCAGACCAGCCCCGCCGAGTGGGAGCGGCTGCGGCGCGCGGGAGTGAGGGTGTGCCTGTGCCCCGGCTCGGCCCGCTTCTTCGGCCATCCCTTCGCCGACGCCGCCGGGATGCGCCGGGCCGGCCTCGGGCTCTGCCTCGGCACCGACAGCCGGGCCAGCAACCCTTCTGGCTCCCTGCTGGCGGAGGCGGCCGCCCTGCGGAACGCGGGATTCGGGCCGGAGGAGCTCCTCCGGCTCTGCACCCTGGCCGGGGCGGAGGCGCTGGGCCTGGCGGGGGAGGGGGCGGGGCAGCTCCGAGAGGGGGGGGCCGCCGACTTCGCCGTGGCGGAGCCCCCCCCAGGGGTCGCGCTCTCGGCGGAGGCCCTCTTTCATCCGGAGATCCGGATTGTCTGCACAGTGACGGGGGGCGAGGCGCGCTTCGCGGCGGGATAG
- the mqnC gene encoding dehypoxanthine futalosine cyclase, translating to MPTATSAFYGAIEKAAAGERLSYEEGLALLEGNDLTALGAGADEVRARKHPEGFVTYCVDRNINYTNVCDVYCTFCAFYRPPGEHPESYVLTRDQIREKLRALYAAGGRQVLLQGGHHPDLRIGWYEDLFRWMKSEFSGLHLHALSPPEIHHISKLEDMPYEIVISRLREAGLDSIPGGGGEILVDRVRRKIARLKVDADGWLAVMRAAHRLGVRSTATMMFGHVETPEERIEHLDRLRRLQDETGGFTAFICWTFQNDGSATLRAPTVGSSEYLRMLAISRLYLDNFDNVQSSWVTQGKKVGELSLHYGANDMGSTMLEENVVSAAGTVYCMNETDLHRMARAAGFEPRRRNFFYELI from the coding sequence ATGCCCACCGCCACCTCCGCCTTCTACGGCGCCATCGAGAAAGCCGCCGCCGGGGAGCGCCTCTCCTACGAGGAGGGGCTGGCCCTCCTCGAGGGAAATGATTTGACGGCCCTGGGGGCGGGGGCCGACGAGGTGCGGGCCCGCAAGCACCCCGAGGGCTTCGTCACCTACTGCGTCGACCGCAACATCAACTACACCAACGTCTGTGACGTCTACTGCACCTTCTGCGCCTTCTACCGGCCGCCGGGGGAGCACCCCGAGTCCTACGTCCTCACCCGGGACCAGATCCGGGAGAAGCTCCGGGCCCTCTACGCCGCCGGGGGAAGGCAGGTCCTCCTCCAGGGCGGCCATCACCCCGATCTGCGCATCGGCTGGTACGAGGACCTCTTCCGCTGGATGAAGTCCGAGTTCTCCGGCCTCCACCTGCACGCCCTGAGCCCCCCCGAGATCCACCACATCTCGAAGCTCGAGGACATGCCCTACGAGATCGTCATCTCCCGCCTCCGGGAGGCGGGCCTCGACTCCATCCCGGGCGGAGGGGGCGAGATCCTGGTGGACCGGGTGCGGCGCAAGATCGCCCGCCTCAAGGTGGACGCCGATGGATGGCTCGCCGTCATGCGCGCGGCGCACCGGCTGGGGGTGCGCTCCACCGCCACCATGATGTTCGGCCACGTCGAGACGCCCGAGGAGCGCATCGAGCACCTCGACCGCCTCCGCCGGCTCCAGGACGAGACGGGGGGTTTCACCGCCTTCATCTGCTGGACCTTCCAGAACGACGGCTCGGCCACCCTGCGGGCGCCGACGGTGGGCAGCAGCGAGTACCTCCGCATGCTGGCCATCAGCCGGCTCTACCTGGACAACTTCGACAACGTGCAGTCCTCCTGGGTAACCCAGGGGAAGAAGGTGGGGGAGCTCTCCCTCCACTACGGGGCGAACGACATGGGCTCCACCATGCTCGAGGAGAACGTCGTGAGCGCCGCCGGCACGGTCTACTGCATGAACGAGACCGACCTCCACCGCATGGCCCGCGCCGCGGGGTTCGAGCCCCGCCGCCGCAACTTCTTCTACGAGCTGATTTGA